Sequence from the Thermocoleostomius sinensis A174 genome:
AGACAGTAATGGTTGGGTGCAATCGATTCCAAGTGCAGCGAGTTCGCAATCCTATCGCTCGGTCGGAACGTTGCTCAATCAACATACTAACTATCGTCCCGGACGCTATGTCGTCTTTTATGAAGGGACAGGCACAATCAACTATGGTCTAGATGCTGAGAAGGTGGCGGCTGATTCAACACCAGGGCGAGATGTGATTCAAGTAACTACGCCCAGAGCCGGTATGCATTTCAGTATTCAGTCCACTGATCCACAGCGTACAGGAGATTACATTCGCAATCTTCAGGTTTATCACGAAAGCGATCTGCCGTTGGTTGAACTGGGTGTTCAATTCAATCCTGATTTTTTGCAGAAAATCAAAGAGTTTGGCACTCTGCGCTTTATGGACTGGATGGCGACGAACGATTCCGATCAAAAACACTGGAGCGATCGACCCACTCTCAAAGATGCTAATTGGTCGTCGAAGGGGGTTCCAGTGGAAGTGATGGTGGAGTTGGCCAACGAAACTGGGTGTTCAGCTTGGATTAACATTCCGCATCAAGCCACCGACGATTACATTCGCAAATTTGCTACCTATGTGCGCGACCACCTCGATCCGAACCTCAAGGTATATGTGGAGTTTTCTAATGAGGTTTGGAACTGGGATTTTGAGCAAACACACTATGCCCAAGCTCAGGCTGAAGCTCGTTGGGGCAGCAATGTCCGGAACGGTCATTTGCAATGGTATGGAATGCGATCGGCTCAAACAGCGCAAATTTGGAAATCGGTGTTTGGTGATCAACACGATCGAGTGGTAGCGACCATTGCCACGCAAACAGGGTGGCGCGGATTAGAAGATCCTATTTTGAACACGCCTGCGTGGGTGGCTGAGGGCAATCAGGCCGCTTGGCGCTCGATGGATGCCTACGCTATCACTGGTTACTTTAACGGTGGTTTGGGGATGCCAGAGAATGCAACTACGGTACGCTCCTGGCTATCGGAACCAGACGGTGGATTTCGCAAAGCTTTTGAACAACTGCGACATGGTAACTTGCTAGAAGTGGGCAGTTCGGTTGCAGATGTAATTGAGAACTTCCGCTATCATGGCGCAGTAGCACGCCAATACAATCTGCAACTAGTATCTTATGAAGGCGGTCAGCATGTCGTTGGCATTCGAGGACTTGAGAATGATAGCCAACTAACAAATTTCTTTATGGCGCTGAATCGTCATCCTGAGATGAGGCAGTTGTATCAACAGATGCTAGAAGGTTGGAAACAAGCAGGAGGCACATTATTTAATCATTTTGTGGATGTGGCAGCTTCAGGCAAGTGGGGAAGTTGGGGAGCGTTGGAACACCTCAATCAAACCACCTCTCCCAAATACAGTGCACTGATGGAATTCATTGCTAGCCATAATCGCTGGTGGAATGAATCCTCTTCAGGGGTGAAAATTGGTCGCTATGAACGTGGCAATGCATACAACAACACCATGAATGGTTCTTCACATAGTGATACACTTTTGAGTGGAGCCGGAAATGACATTATCAACGCCGATACAGGACACGATCGACTGCATGGTGAAGCCGGAAATGATTACCTCAAAGGCGAAACTGGAAACGATCGAATTGGAGGTGGAGGTGGAAACGATACATTACTCGGTGGAGGTGGAAACGATGTATTAATGGGTGGAGCCGGAGATGATTTGCTCGATGGAGGGCGAGGTAGCGACATCTACTGGTTTGACACCTGGCAGCCATTTGCCACCGCTGATGTCGGAGTCGATACAGTGAAGTTTCAAGCGGGTGACAAAATTGGCCTTGCGTTTAGAACGTTTACAGCCGGTGTCACCTTTGCCAAGGTTGCTACAGATGCCGGCGCTGCAACGAGTTCAGCCACGCTCACGTATAGCGCTGCAACTGGTCACTTGTTCTACAATCCAAACCGGACAGCCGCCGGATTTGGTTCAGGGGGT
This genomic interval carries:
- a CDS encoding calcium-binding protein, with protein sequence MTTHQTANRNETGRSLGIGLNGIRAWSTELPFLDAFRSARSWFTHTPTIWDTRESLNLDSNGWVQSIPSAASSQSYRSVGTLLNQHTNYRPGRYVVFYEGTGTINYGLDAEKVAADSTPGRDVIQVTTPRAGMHFSIQSTDPQRTGDYIRNLQVYHESDLPLVELGVQFNPDFLQKIKEFGTLRFMDWMATNDSDQKHWSDRPTLKDANWSSKGVPVEVMVELANETGCSAWINIPHQATDDYIRKFATYVRDHLDPNLKVYVEFSNEVWNWDFEQTHYAQAQAEARWGSNVRNGHLQWYGMRSAQTAQIWKSVFGDQHDRVVATIATQTGWRGLEDPILNTPAWVAEGNQAAWRSMDAYAITGYFNGGLGMPENATTVRSWLSEPDGGFRKAFEQLRHGNLLEVGSSVADVIENFRYHGAVARQYNLQLVSYEGGQHVVGIRGLENDSQLTNFFMALNRHPEMRQLYQQMLEGWKQAGGTLFNHFVDVAASGKWGSWGALEHLNQTTSPKYSALMEFIASHNRWWNESSSGVKIGRYERGNAYNNTMNGSSHSDTLLSGAGNDIINADTGHDRLHGEAGNDYLKGETGNDRIGGGGGNDTLLGGGGNDVLMGGAGDDLLDGGRGSDIYWFDTWQPFATADVGVDTVKFQAGDKIGLAFRTFTAGVTFAKVATDAGAATSSATLTYSAATGHLFYNPNRTAAGFGSGGHFATLVNKPTLSAVDVLSTENIFNLTPAD